Sequence from the Trichomycterus rosablanca isolate fTriRos1 chromosome 10, fTriRos1.hap1, whole genome shotgun sequence genome:
AGACTTGTGTCTGCGGTTTACGTACGACAACTTTTCTAATGATTCATTATTAATGATATAAgtgtgatatacaccgatcaggcataacattaaaaccacctccttgtttctacactcactgtccattttatcagctccacttaccatacagaagcactttgtagttctacaattactgactgtagtccaccgtgtgttagtgtgtgttgtgctggtatgagtggatcaggcacagcagcgctgctggagtttttaaacaccttactgtcactgctggactgagaatagtccaccaaccaaatatatccagccgacagcgccccgtgggcggcgtcctgtgcccactgatgaaggtctagaagatgagcgactcaaacagcagcaatagatgagcgatcgtctctgactttacatctacaaggtggaccgactaggtcagagtgtctaatagagtggacagtgagtggacacggtgtttaaaaactccagcagcgctgctgtgtctgatccactcataccagcacaacacacactaacacacggtggactacagtcagtaattgtagaactacaaagtgcttctatatggtaagtggagctgataaaatggacagtgagtgtagaaacaaggaggtggttttaatgttatagctgatcggtgtatcggTGTATACAGTTCCTACTTGgaggtggtggggtttgaaccaacaaacttctgattacaagtccagaaACGGGAAGGCTTTTCATAGGGTTTTGGAATGTGACTGTGGCAATTTGAGCCCAACCAGCCCAACCGAAAGAGCATTTGTGTCACGACTGATGATGGACAAAATAACGTAAACACGTCATCGCTCAGCGTCCTCGGTGCcgaaacatcttttaagtgtggtgagaaGGAACGGTGATGCtacagagtggtaaatgctttaccgtcccaactctttctggTTGTGTTTTGGGCTGCTGGTCTACGTTCATCAAAGGTTCTGAATAGAAGCAGACGTACCTTGGTCAGGTAATAGACGCACTGCTGGAAGGTGAAGGTTATGATGTCCTCCAGAACCGTCATGGCCTCCTCGCTGGCCGGACGCACCGTGGACAAGCGCAGCTCCAGGACGGCTGCAAACAAAATATCACTCAAGACATGAAACCAAACACCCTGTAAACACGCTCCAGCAAAGATGCACTGTTGCAAACACTGAGTTCTTTAACCATGCCGGGCATCCACCAGGCACAAGTGGAAATTGAGGTCAGTAGGGTTCCTCACTGCTGCTGCCatcgcgccctctgctggctggtcgaggcgtCTGCACAGGAAATAATCCACCGGTGGTGCGGCGACATGAGAAGTTTAATAATGACTATAATAATGCAGTGAAGGAATTACCCAGAcagtcctcctcctcctcctcctccaggcGTGAGAGCTCGTACAGTAAACGAGGAACCTCCTGATGGATGAAGTGCAGGAGCTCCACTGAGTTGGACATCCACATCACGAGGGGCTGCAGGCCGCTCAGGAACTTCTCAGGAGCGTTTGGTAATAACGTCTCAGAGCCGCCGTCCTCACTAttcaacaaacaaacagcaggTAAACAGGTGAACACAAACGTACATCCTAATGAacggatgatggatggatgatggataaatggatggatggataatagatggatggtgGAGGATAGATggaagatagatggatggtggatgatagatggatggatgatggatggatgatagatggatgatgaagTTTGATGGCAGCAGAAATAACTGGACAGATGGTACTTACGTTTCAGGCTGAAGAGCTGCGAGATCTTTCGCTTTTTCCTGTAGGagcataaaaaaacatttgtcaGTTTGGTGGCTCAAGCGGTAAGATGAGAACGTAGCTTAATTCTGTAGGACCTGAAGTCGTACCAGCACCACCGTCTGAACGTCGTTGGCTACATGCAGCAGAAGTCGTCTCAGGTCGGTCATGGGGAAACATGTGGCCGAGCGCTGGAGGCACAAACACAGCAGGAATGCCGGGGTGACCCCTTGGGCACCTTCACCATCATCTACCCACCTAAAGATCTCCTTCAGGATCAGGGCTTCATGTTCCACGTCATGGAGGAGGTGAAGCTCTCGGCCTCCTGCGTCCCTCAAACAGGGCAGGGATTCCTCCGGAGTGCCGGGAGTCtgagagaggagaaatgacgtgGACGGAGAACTCCGAgccgcttcgctctcaccgcccGGATCCTTGAACATGAAGATGTAATGGTCGCCCAGGGCAACCACGTCTCCCGGGTGCAGCGTGACGTCCCGGTCCACGATAATCCCGTTCCTCCTGACCGGAGCTCCCTGATGGGGGGTCAGGACGGTCACCTGCGCTTCCTTTCCGACCGGCGGGTTCTGGTGCGGAGATGCCAGACGCTGGACGCTGCAGTGACGTGCTCGGATGTCGGGAGCCCAGAGCGTCGCTCCTGAATCGACGTCGGATCGCTGGACGTCACGACCGAAAACAGTGGTGCTCGTACTGAGGGGGTAGATCACGAAATCCTGCCGATCAGACAAGAATCGGTTACCAGAGATCATTAACAGATCTAGTAGATCTCTTTTGTGACCCATACACCacacggacaaaagtattaggacgcccCTCATATTATCGAGCTTAGATATTTCAAACACACCCGTTACTATCAGacgtataaaatcaataaatttGATGCCTCAAAATatctgcaacagtttagggaaggcctatCTCTCACTTCAGTATGACTGTCgttctgtgcacaaagtgagccCTGACCTTTAACCCTGCTGAACAACACTGGGATGATTTGGAAAGCCGATTCTTCAGCATgaggcataaattcccacatgTACACTCAAAAACCTTCAGGAAAGCCTTCCCAATGAGTAAAAGCTGTATTGGGACCATATTAATGCACAGGGTTTTGGAACGGGGTGTAACCAGGCTGTGGTGGAGATAGAGCTCAGACCCCTCCTGCTCGACGCTCGATTCCTATTGGTTAATCGCCACATCGCTTCATTtctaatttgcataaagttaCGTTACAAAGCTTACGTTTGTCATGTCGCCGACGTTCGTGGAGCTTCCCGTCGCCGAAGATCGCAGCTCTGATAAAAAATGATCGACATTTACCGCTTGTTGTGTCGCCTTGTTTCTAGAAGggagctcagcggttaaggtactagactagcaatcaaaaggctCCACTGcagccaagttaccactgttgggcccctaagcaagacccttaacctttaaATTGTTATTCAGTCATATCTGTAAGCTGCAGAAGTAAATGTGAATGTATATGAATTGCagtgacgatgatgatgatgggcATTTATGTGCAAATTCTAGGGTTAAGTGGTTagagtactggaccagtaaccttaaggttgccggttcaagccccacattcgccatgtagccactgttggggccctgacAAAGGCCCTTAATGCACTGACTGTGGGAATTGTCTTGGCGGCTTGTTATTGGGTCCGAATATTGTTCAAAATGAGGCGCCCCAGTAGAGACATTTTTTGCactttcccccaattttcctcccaatctagtcgaaTCCAATCACCCGACTGCACTACGCCTCCTTTTTActactgcagacctccactcctgaccgaggagggtcgtgacttaacacacgccccctccgacacgtgtgcagcaccgaaccgcttcttttcacctgcaccagggttcatacggagatccgtatcactcACGGAGAGTTACAAATCTCTGTGCCGTCTCTGTGCTGCaccatccatcagccagcagagggcgtaactgcagcacttacaaGGAATCACCTTTGGCCTTCCACCCTTAGACGAGACTGTCGTCCGTATAGGTGTCCGGCCTGTCGATAGCAAAGTCAGTTCTggagtaggagcattttaaggcgtCTAAGAATTGAGAGGTTGATGGAAAACACCGTCTATGTAGAGcagcgctccccaaccttttttgcaacacggaccggtttcatataagatatcatttcaTTGACCAGCGGTGGCAGGAGGATTTAATATAgagtaactatagaatggaaaatcagagTGAATCCTGAGCTCTTTTCACTGCAAcaagatgctgctcccacctagtggcgattagggacaataacacccgaagtgtgttggatctctaattatttattctctcTGTAAAATTCgtcccggtaataaatgacccacggaccggtccCGGcctgcggcccggtggttggggacacCTGATGTAGAGAGCTCAGTAGGGTTTCACACAGACCCGGTGTGTTGTTATAAGATCTGTGTTATATAAGCATGACGTGTACAAAAACAGAAGAGATATCACAGCGGGACGAATCACACTCTCACGGTGATGCGTCTCCAGTGAAAGCTCTGCTGCGCTAATGACTCAGGGGTGAAGCTAATCTGTCAGGAAACACGCCCACCCGCCAGACGCCCGGCGCTCCACACACTTCCTGTCCTGTGTTTATACGCTGCTGGTTTCTGCTCACGCCGCTGTTTTTGTTACTGGGTTTTCCTCTGGAGCTGGTACTCCGGATCTCTGTGTGTGCTTTTCCAGTGGAATCCAGAGCTCAGCCAATCGGATCCTGTTCCACGGCGCGCCAACGTCACGCGGCCCGACCTGACTAACGCTGCTAATGAATCATCAGTGCTGAAGGGGCATCTATGATCCACACTTAAAGCTTTTGAGAGTCAGACATCACGGGCACACTTAATGGGGTTTGTactgggaagaacatgcaggGCATTTTTTGCATATATCAGCCAATCACGTGGCAGCATGCCGACCAGGGACTGATCGTGGCACGGCTTTTGGTGCCAGATTGACCAGTTTtggtattttgtttaaaaatgcttaCATTTTAtggcactcgggtggtgcaTAGCTCTGCTACCGACATTCCGGGCGCCCATACAGACGACGATCGGCTCGTCCGAGGGTGGGAACgaatgccggaggggattcctcataactgctgcagttgcgccctctgctggctgatcgagggcgctgcacagagacgggggataatggagatcagtgtgtgactctccgtgcgcgatacggatctccgtatgaacccgactgttgcaggtaaaaagaagcggtcggagtgtgtgtgttagtcatttacattttcagcaattagctgacgcttttatccaaagcgactaacagtactgtgacgtatactgtctaagcaattgagggttaggggccttgcttaagggcccaacagtgacaccctggcagtggtggggcttaaaccagcgacgttttgattactagttcagtaccttaaccactaggctacacgtgtcatgaccctcctcggtcagaagtggaggtctgcagcagtagagtgGATATATCataggggaattggatacgactaaattgggaggaaaattgggggacagtgcaaaaaaaaattcaagactaataattgcaaaattgcggcacagtggctcacagcaacaaggtcctgggtttgattccctgatggagctgtccgggtcctttatgtgcggagtttggcatgttctccctgtgttatgtgtctgtgtgggtttcctcagggacctccggtttcctcccacaatacaaacacatgcagtcagaacAATTAAAGCTACTAGAAGTTACACCCCTGTTatggattggtgacctgtccggggtgtttcctacgtttcacccagtgaatcggacccactgtgaccctgaccaggattaagtggtggtaaaacagacagtgaatgaatgaatttgtaTTTTAGGGTTTTTGGGTGCGTGAGGAGGTCCTACACAGTCTCTAACCAGTAATCCCCCGTGTTAAAGACAGCGGCGCTCGTGCTGGATCAGACGGGGGTAAAATTCTGGGAGGGGGGTGTACTGGGGGTGGAGGTGGGGCAGATCTGTACCTGTCTGTAACTGAAGCCCTGCAGCAGCAGGAAGTACGGGAGGTGCCGGGGCGGGTGAATGGAGTACTGTGTGCGCCTGTCATCGCCGCTCCTCGCCTCCTCTGTTTCGCCGGCTGCACAGGGAGGCTCTTTGTGGGTCGTGGTCTCGGGGGCGTCGACGCCCTGTTGGCTCTTAAGGCTGCGATGGGGCTCGGGGGCGGTACGTAGATCCGCCTCGCTCAGACTCCTGCACAGACCGGGCGTGGCGGCCGGCGCGGCGCCGGTGTCGAACACCACGGACCTTCCACGAGAGCGCGTCTTCTGCAGCCGCCGCGCCTGAGCGTTAATACCTGAGAGAGGCAAAGTGGAACCAGGGTTTATAATATGAActgattaaacacacacacacacacacacacacacacaaacacacacagacagacacacaaacacacacacagacacaggcacacacacacaaacacagacagacacacagacacacacacacacaaacagacacacacaaacagacacacacacacacacacagacacagacacacacacacagacacacacacacacacacacacacacacacacacacagacagacacacacacacacacacacacacacacaaacagacacacacagacacacacacacagacagacacacatacatacacacagacacacacacaaacacagacagacacacacaaacacacacacaaacaaacacaaacagacacacacacacacacacacagacacacacatacacaaagacacacacacagacagacacacacacacacacacacacacacacacacagacacacacacaaacacacagacacacaaacacacacacacacacaaacacacacacacacacatacacacacacagacacacacacacagacagacacaaacacacacacacacacacacacagacagacacacacacacacagacagacagacacacacacacacacagacagacagacacacacacacagacacacacacacacacacagacagacagacacacacacacacagacacacacacacacagacagacacacacacaaacacacacacacacacacagacacacacacacacagacagacagacacacacacacacacacacacacacacacacagacacacacacacacacacagtatataaacagtaaatactGGTTCTTTCTATTTCatttgggccagtgatagctcagtggttaaggtactggactagtaaacagaaggttgccggttcaagccccgccaccaccaagttgccactgttgggtccctgagcaaggcccttaaccctcaattgctcattgtgtaagtcgctttggataaaagcgtctgctaaatgctgtaaatgtaaatgtaaatttagcaTTTTGTCCCAGTTTAGTCGTGGCCCCTCCCTCCGACACGCCCACGCTCCACCGACCCGTTCTTAtccccccgtacttcggtggattggtGCGTGAggttccacttctgtacaggcgcctcgggctactaaccagggtcattacacagcctcgaaggccccgcccactttttagtcccatcTTTTCCCACCCGTCAGACTAGTGGCCGATCATGCCcttagggggcgcccagcctcGGAGAGATCAGAGTCCCAGTGCTGGTGCACCAGCAGAACGTCCATGGTGGAACGTCCTCCTACCTCAATTCCCTCTAATAAATCATTTCTAGTTCTTGGTAAGTTCTACCAAGCTCCTGACGCCTCTCTTGTGGAACCTTCACTCGTTCTCCTCCTGCAGAAGCTTCCAGCTCCTCGATGTTTGATGGTTTTCCTGCTCCAGCTGCTTCTTTAAACCCTACCAACGATTTTCTgcaggatttaaatctggaccCTGAGTAGATCCACTCAAGGAGATTTCAGGACTGATTCCTGAACCCACCTCCGGTCGACTGTGGAATGTGTATCTGCTAGTCCATATAACACCGTACGCGATGGTGCGGCGGTACCTGCTGTCACCGTGTCCTTGTCTCTGGAGATCTTTTCCTCCACGCTGGCTCTCCGATGGATCTCGAAGCGCCGCGCGTAGCCCTCCCTCGGCTTCCACAGGGACTGCAGGAGCAGCGGCCGCTCGTTGTCCCCTACCAGGCGGACGCACTCGCTTCTCCACTCGCGCTCTGTCAGGCAGCCGATGACGTCGCACAGCACGTAGGCGTCGGCGTCTTCTTTGTTTAAGGAGTATCtataaaaaaacagagaaaatcCTGATAAACTGAACTTACATTAGGGGCCACCAGATGTCGCTGTGGAGCAATGCATGACATTATCAATAAGTTAGTGTTACAAGCAATATATACGTACATTAATCTAGAAATGTATATAAGTGACGGCATCTTCAGCATCTTTAAGAGAAAGCAGGATGCCAACTGAGGAGCTGGCGACTATGTAAGTAAGAAACCATGATAAATGGAAGCACCTCCACCTGGAGCGAGTTAACGTTCAATAAGGCACCAGCAGGTGACCGTCAGTCAAGAGAAAGAAGAcgtcaatcatctgcacctctgtTCTGGCAATGCAGaagggcatgattctgtaacctgCCCAAACATCTGTATTTGTACCTCTCGAGCGCCTCCTTTACCAGCTCCTTGGCACTGGAGTGGGTTGTAGCCAGGACGCTCTTATAGTTGGCACCTTGGCAGATCTCGTTGCCGAAGATCTTCAGGATACCCGGTGCCGTGACGTGACTGGACAGTTCTGAGGGGTCGTCTGTTACCGCCGGCTCCTCTCCAGCGGTCGCCGTCTCTCCGCGGCCGAACATGGACAGCCGATGCTGGTGCCGGCGGATCTTGTTCTTGGCTGGTTGTCTGACACCCACGCCCTCCGCTGAGCGAGCGGTGCCACCCGACGAGCTGGACCTGGGCGAGAAAGTGAAAGGCGGTTGAAATGAGTCCAAAACGTGTAGAGTAAGGAGGGGGTTTGATGAGATGTTACTGTACAGATCTATAGATCCTTTACACACTTACTGTACAGATCTATAGATCCTTTACACACCTACTGTACAGATCCCTAACACACTGTACATATCCTTTACACACCTACTGTACAGAAACTTTACAAAATGACTGGACAGATCTATAGATCTATCATACACTTACTGGGCAGATCCCTTACACACTTATTGTACAGATCTATAGATCTTTTACAAAATTATTAGACAGAAATATAGATCCTATGCACACCTACCGTACAGACCCTATACACTCTGGCTGTGCAGATCTATAGATCTATTACAAAATGACTAGACAGATCTGTAGATCTATTATACACTTACTGTACAGATCCTTTACACATTTGCTGTGCAGATCTATAGATCctttacacacatactgtacataaacttCACAAAATGAAAGGACAGATCTATATATCTATTATACACTTTATAGACAGATCTCTAACACATTTACTGTACAGATCTATAGATCTTTTACAAAATGACTAGACAGATCTATAGATCCTATACTCACCTACTGTACAGATCTATGGGTCTATTTCAGTTTTACTGAACAGATCTGTAGATCTACTGCTGACTTACTGGACAGATCTATTGAACACTTACTGTACAGATCTATAGATCCTTTACATAGTTACTGGACAGATCTATAGATCCAT
This genomic interval carries:
- the radil2b gene encoding ras-associating and dilute domain-containing protein, coding for MTMTSNERRAATAPSSPVGTSLRAAKRSLSRLGRKHSNGSVQSSSSGGTARSAEGVGVRQPAKNKIRRHQHRLSMFGRGETATAGEEPAVTDDPSELSSHVTAPGILKIFGNEICQGANYKSVLATTHSSAKELVKEALERYSLNKEDADAYVLCDVIGCLTEREWRSECVRLVGDNERPLLLQSLWKPREGYARRFEIHRRASVEEKISRDKDTVTAGINAQARRLQKTRSRGRSVVFDTGAAPAATPGLCRSLSEADLRTAPEPHRSLKSQQGVDAPETTTHKEPPCAAGETEEARSGDDRRTQYSIHPPRHLPYFLLLQGFSYRQDFVIYPLSTSTTVFGRDVQRSDVDSGATLWAPDIRARHCSVQRLASPHQNPPVGKEAQVTVLTPHQGAPVRRNGIIVDRDVTLHPGDVVALGDHYIFMFKDPGGESEAARSSPSTSFLLSQTPGTPEESLPCLRDAGGRELHLLHDVEHEALILKEIFRWVDDGEGAQGVTPAFLLCLCLQRSATCFPMTDLRRLLLHVANDVQTVVLEKAKDLAALQPETEDGGSETLLPNAPEKFLSGLQPLVMWMSNSVELLHFIHQEVPRLLYELSRLEEEEEEDCLAVLELRLSTVRPASEEAMTVLEDIITFTFQQCVYYLTKLLYQILPCLLESNPFSEDGLVQVPEGAATLLDLLTETLSLVRTCHMHPEMASHLFTYLFFFINTFLFNLLMEKGSGGRFYRWSCGVQIRAHLDVLMDWAYTAGLGELAQRRFLKLSSVVNLLATTRERLLQASWSSLRAEFSSLNPAQLHHLLTEYDPRWSCPPAWTPTGDDADAACQTTDIVESFDDHPPLVLPANGFLLELKLPVGDTGLINQLHHLQTFIEKLTDPGSDVHTPRRVRGESAAPLEAKRTRMEVPPRAYLEQRHTEVVLRNNDEPSSFTVPTDRTVGELLLNQKLTALALQTNGSVQDSTPDTSCLLTPPNTPLCSDLMKTETEYQDLDPRSCDETKREEGDGENNDAGDDEVFVVELQKGPAGLGLALVDGVETPFRTRGIYIKYVTPGSPAALCQKLKPGDRLLAVNGLELVGLDYHTGRELIQKAGDPAQLLVARTERINEDMVLKH